The Cyprinus carpio isolate SPL01 chromosome B17, ASM1834038v1, whole genome shotgun sequence genome has a window encoding:
- the gjb3 gene encoding gap junction protein beta 3 translates to MDWKTFQALLSGVNKYSTAFGRIWLSVVFVFRVMVYVVAAERVWGDEQKDFDCNTKQPGCANVCYDYFFPISHIRLWALQLIFVTCPSLMVVMHVKYRDERERKFREKHGEKAKLYDNTGKKHGGLWWTYLISLFVKTGIEITFLYILHHIYDSFYLPRLVKCEVQPCPNVVDCYIGRPTEKRVFTYFMVGASALCIVLSVCEIIYLISKRVIRCANKCNRHQRSSTPLNGRYRDEDSNCTIPMHELDRKPEFKSESKPDFKPDYKPGSKPKFKSELKPTFMPAYRLSVDMRASAPNLSAPMYKIQSDII, encoded by the coding sequence ATGGACTGGAAGACTTTTCAAGCCCTGCTCAGTGGGGTGAATAAATACTCCACTGCATTTGGCCGGATCTGGCTCTCAGTGGTTTTTGTGTTCAGGGTGATGGTTTACGTTGTAGCGGCTGAGAGAGTTTGGGGTGATGAGCAGAAAGACTTTGACTGCAACACCAAGCAGCCAGGCTGCGCAAATGTCTGCTATGACTACTTCTTCCCCATTTCCCACATCCGACTGTGGGCCCTGCAGCTCATCTTCGTCACCTGTCCATCGCTGATGGTGGTCATGCACGTGAAGTACCGTGATGAGCGCGAACGCAAGTTTCGTGAGAAGCACGGCGAAAAAGCCAAGCTCTACGACAACACGGGGAAGAAACACGGTGGACTGTGGTGGACATACCTGATCAGCCTTTTTGTCAAGACCGGCATCGAGATCACCTTCCTGTACATCCTCCATCACATTTATGACAGTTTCTACCTGCCACGGCTGGTGAAGTGTGAGGTCCAGCCATGTCCCAACGTTGTGGACTGTTACATTGGACGACCCACAGAGAAAAGAGTCTTCACCTACTTCATGGTGGGAGCTTCAGCTCTTTGCATAGTGCTAAGTGTCTGTGAGATCATCTACCTGATCTCCAAACGCGTCATTCGATGTGCCAACAAGTGTAACAGGCACCAAAGAAGCAGCACACCACTTAATGGACGATACCGAGACGAGGACAGCAACTGCACCATTCCTATGCATGAATTGGACAGGAAACCCGAGTTTAAATCGGAGTCTAAACCAGACTTTAAGCCTGACTATAAACCTGGGTCTAAACCAAAGTTTAAATCTGAACTCAAGCCAACATTTATGCCAGCCTACAGATTGAGTGTAGACATGAGAGCTTCTGCTCCAAACCTCTCAGCTCCTATGTACAAGATACAGTCTGATataatttaa